The Candidatus Hydrogenedentota bacterium genome includes a region encoding these proteins:
- a CDS encoding DUF1501 domain-containing protein gives MFERTLTRREALRSAVFGAAGLTLLDLGFVRVHAAPASATAAIRQAKAKSVIQIWMWGGPSHLDTFDPKPGAGYDYCGPLNKAIPTNVDGIQIGELLPSLAKQADKYSVVRSMTHGVNSHETASYRVQTGHMPDRFVYPTVGAVVSKFKGYDHGYSGMIPPYVILTELQGRFSEEGLLGPRYKPFATGGDPNRTPFAVEGIVADGISLQRQQSRRELLHALDTLGKAIPENRQFLLFDACEERAYDLILGDARKLFDLSDEPEGLRELYGRNTFGQSCLMARRLVERGVPYVTINYKGWDTHKRHFETMRRKLPEMDKGMAALLQDISDRGLLDSTIVWWTGEFGRTPRVQWEAPWNGGRGHFGACFNSVVAGGGFKGGHVVGASNDTGEEVTDRPVAPEDLIGSVYELMGIDAEQPLANVRGVTVPVLPDSQAGGHGAGRLHEIM, from the coding sequence ATGTTCGAGCGAACGCTTACAAGGCGAGAGGCGCTACGCAGCGCGGTCTTTGGCGCGGCGGGTTTGACGTTACTCGACCTGGGATTTGTACGGGTGCACGCCGCGCCAGCGTCAGCGACGGCCGCCATCCGGCAGGCAAAGGCGAAATCGGTCATCCAGATTTGGATGTGGGGCGGTCCATCCCACTTGGACACGTTCGATCCCAAACCGGGCGCGGGGTACGACTATTGCGGCCCGCTGAACAAGGCCATACCGACAAACGTCGACGGCATTCAAATCGGTGAACTGCTTCCCTCGCTGGCAAAGCAGGCCGACAAGTATTCGGTTGTTCGCAGCATGACGCATGGTGTGAACAGCCATGAGACAGCGTCCTACCGCGTGCAAACCGGGCACATGCCCGACCGGTTTGTGTATCCGACTGTTGGCGCTGTCGTCTCGAAGTTCAAAGGATACGACCACGGATATTCGGGAATGATCCCGCCGTACGTTATCTTGACGGAACTACAGGGTCGGTTTTCCGAAGAGGGCCTGCTCGGCCCGCGATACAAGCCTTTTGCGACCGGCGGCGACCCCAACCGTACGCCGTTCGCGGTCGAAGGTATCGTCGCGGACGGGATTTCGCTGCAACGGCAACAGAGCAGGCGCGAACTCCTTCATGCCCTGGACACGCTCGGCAAAGCCATACCGGAGAATCGGCAATTCCTTCTGTTCGACGCGTGCGAGGAACGGGCCTACGACCTGATTCTCGGTGACGCGCGCAAGTTGTTCGATCTATCCGACGAACCTGAAGGGCTTCGAGAACTTTACGGGCGAAATACGTTTGGCCAGTCGTGTCTGATGGCGCGACGCCTTGTCGAACGCGGCGTACCGTACGTTACGATCAATTACAAAGGATGGGATACGCATAAGCGGCATTTCGAGACCATGCGCCGCAAGTTGCCCGAAATGGATAAGGGCATGGCCGCCTTGTTGCAGGACATCTCCGATCGCGGGCTGCTCGACAGCACCATCGTCTGGTGGACCGGCGAATTCGGCCGCACGCCGCGGGTCCAATGGGAAGCGCCGTGGAATGGCGGGCGAGGCCACTTCGGCGCGTGCTTCAACAGTGTCGTCGCGGGCGGCGGGTTCAAGGGTGGGCACGTAGTAGGCGCCTCGAATGACACCGGCGAGGAGGTCACGGACCGCCCCGTAGCGCCCGAGGACCTCATAGGAAGCGTTTACGAACTTATGGGCATCGATGCGGAGCAGCCGTTGGCAAACGTGCGTGGCGTCACCGTACCGGTTTTGCCAGACAGCCAAGCAGGCGGCCACGGGGCGGGCCGCCTTCACGAGATCATGTGA